A stretch of the Deltaproteobacteria bacterium genome encodes the following:
- a CDS encoding RNA-binding S4 domain-containing protein: MGQDKGVRVLRVKSLPIELYMILKIENLVHSGGEAKFVIGEGLVQVNGEVETRKRKKIYSGDIVSFANVQVQVFPS; this comes from the coding sequence ATGGGTCAAGATAAAGGTGTCCGGGTTCTCCGGGTGAAGAGCCTGCCCATTGAATTGTACATGATCTTAAAAATAGAAAATTTAGTGCATAGCGGCGGAGAAGCCAAATTCGTGATTGGCGAAGGTCTTGTGCAGGTTAACGGAGAAGTAGAAACCAGGAAAAGAAAAAAGATTTATTCCGGAGATATTGTTTCTTTTGCCAATGTGCAGGTTCAGGTCTTTCCGAGTTAA